The bacterium genome contains the following window.
CCGCTGCTGTACCGGCGCCTGTCCCCGGACGTGCTCGTCGAGCCGCTCGCCGCCGACGGCGAGCGCGTCGCCGCGGGGCGCCGCCTGGCGCGGCTCGTCGGCCCGGCGGCGCCCATCCTGACCGGCGAGCGCACGGCGCTGAACTTCCTGCAGCACCTCGGCGGCGTCGCCACCCTGACCTCCCGGTACGTCGACCGGGTGGCGGGCACGCGCTGCGCGGTGCTGGACACGCGCAAGACCCTGCCCGGCTTCCGCCTGCTCGACAAGTACGCGGTGCGCTGCGGCGGCGGCGCGAACCACCGGCTCGGCCTGTACGACCGCATCCTGCTGAAGGACAACCACTGGGCGGCGCGCGCGGCGCCGCTCGCGGACCTTGTGGCCCGCTCCCGGTCGCAGTTCCCCGGCCTGGTCGTCGAGGTGGAGGTCGACACGCTCGCGCAGCTGGACGAGACGCTGCCGCTGGGCGTGGAGTGGATCCTCCTGGACAACTTCGCGCCCGACCTCGCGGCCGAGGCCGTGCGCCGGCGGGACGCCGGTCCCGCGCGCGGACGCGCCACCCGCCTGGAGGCCAGCGGCAACGTGGACCTCGAGACCGTCGGCGC
Protein-coding sequences here:
- the nadC gene encoding carboxylating nicotinate-nucleotide diphosphorylase, with amino-acid sequence MPDRRDDYGFPRGAWLETLLDASLAEDVGAGDATTAVAVAPGLRAEGWIVARRDGVVAGLPLLPLLYRRLSPDVLVEPLAADGERVAAGRRLARLVGPAAPILTGERTALNFLQHLGGVATLTSRYVDRVAGTRCAVLDTRKTLPGFRLLDKYAVRCGGGANHRLGLYDRILLKDNHWAARAAPLADLVARSRSQFPGLVVEVEVDTLAQLDETLPLGVEWILLDNFAPDLAAEAVRRRDAGPARGRATRLEASGNVDLETVGAYAAAGVDAVSVGRLTHSAPAWDLGLDFAPREGNP